CCCGCGGGCGGCTTCACCGACGCCGACTACGCGACGTTCGCTACAACGTTCGATACGCTGATTTACGCCCTCGACACGGCGGCATTCGGTGCGCCAACGGACCTCGACGGCAACAGCAAGATCGTCATTTTCTTTACGCCGGCCGTGAACGCGCTCTCCAAGGACGCGGATGGTGGCTACATCGCGGGCTTCTTCTACTCCCGCGATCTCTTTCCGCCGACGGCGCAGCCCGGAATCGCCGCCTGCCCGGGCAGCAACTACGCCGAAATGTTCTACATGCCGGTGGTGGACCCGACCCAGGTGTACAACAAGTTCTTCACGTCGAAGACGGCGTTGCAAACAGACGCGGTCGGCACCCTCGCGCACGAGATGCAGCATCTCATCAACGACTCGCGGCGCATCTACATCAACAATGCCGACGATTACGAGCAGGTGTGGCTCGACGAAGGGCTCTCCCATCTCGCGCAGGAGTTGCTCTACTACAAGGTCTCCGGCTTCACGCCGAAGAGCGATCTCAACTTGAGCACCGTTGCCTCTACGCAAGTGAAGGTGGACGCGATCAACGCGTACCAGGTGGACAACCTCGGCAACTTTATGGATTACCTCGCCGCGCCGGAGACGCACTCTCCCGTGGCGATGAACGACAGCCTCGAAACGCGCGGTTCCACCTGGTCCCTGCTCCGCTATGCGCTCGATCAAGGCGCCAACGCCCCGGCGACGTACACGCGCGCGTTGGTGAACTCGAACTTGGTGGGCACGGCCAACTTCAACAACGCGTTCAGCGGCGCATTCAGTGGCGGTATTGTCACCGCCGTGCGGCAGATGGCCTTAGCCAGCTTCCTCGACAACTCCGGCATCAGTACCGATACCAAGTACGCCTACGCGAGCTGGAATTTCCGCAGCATACTCCCGGCGATTACCACGTCCAAGTTGTTCCCGCTCCTCACGCACCCCCTCACGCCGACCATCCCAGCCGCGTTCACGTTGCGGAGCGGTGCCGCTGGGTATGTGCGCTTTGGCGTCATTGCCAATGCCACCGCCTCGATCAATAGCGCGTCCGGCTCGGCGTCAGTACCGGCCACCATCGAACTGTTGCTGGTGCGCACGAAGTAAGGGGCTCACCCGACTACACACGAGGGGCCGGCGATGTCGCCGGCCCCTCGTGTCATTTCCACTGCTGCGTCGGTAGCTACGCCTTCTCAAACACTAGCTTATCGCCCGACACCGTCGCCTTGAGGTGATCCCCCTCAACGAACGTCCCGTCGAGCACCGCCATCGCGAGCGGGTTCTGCAGCAGCCGCTGGATGGCCCGCTTGAGCGGCCGCGCGCCGAACGCCGGCTCGTATCCCTCGCGCGAGAGCAACGCCTTGGCCTCCGGCGTGAGCTCGAGCGTCAACTTGCGATCGGCGAGCAACGCCGTCATCCGCGCGAGCTGCAGCAACACAATCTGCTCAATGTGCTCGCGCGTGAGCGGACGGAAAATGATGATGTCGTCCACGCGGTTCAAGAACTCCGGCTTGAACTGCCCGCGCAACGTTTGCGTGACCTGCGCTTCCACCAGCGCCCACTCCGACCCGGCGTGCTCCAGAATCCACTGACTCCCCACATTGCTCGTCATGATGATGACGCTGTTCCGGAAGTCCACCGTGCGTCCCTGCGAGTCGGTGAGGCGCCCGTCGTCGAGAATCTGCAGCAGGATGTTGAACACATCCGGATGCGCCTTCTCGATTTCATCAAAGAGAATCACGCTATACGGCCGGCGACGGATAGCCTCGGTGAGTTGCCCGCCCTCTTCAAAGCCCACATAGCCCGGAGGTGCGCCAATCAACCGCGCCACGGCGTGCTTCTCCATGTACTCCGACATATCAATGCGCACCATCGCCTGTTCGTCGTCGAACAGGAACTGCGCGAGGGCGCGCGCCGTCTCGGTTTTGCCGACGCCCGTGGGTCCGAGGAAAATGAACGACCCGATCGGCCGGTTGGGGTCCTGCAGCCCGGCGCGTGACCGGCGCACGGCGTTCGCCACGGCCTCCACCGCCTCGGGCTGACCAACCACACGGTGCGCGAGCTCCTCGCCGAGCTTGGTGAGACGCTCCCGCTCGCTCTCCATCATGCGCGTCACGGGAATGCCGGTCCACTTGGCGACGATAACCGCAATGTCGTCGGCCGTGACTTCTTCCTTGAGGAACCGCGCCCCACCCTGCTGCTGCGACGCGAGGCGCGCCTCGGTGTCCTTCATCTGCTTTTCGAGTTGCGGCACGCGACCATACTGAATCTCCGCCGCTCGACCCAACTCACCGGAGCGCGTGGCGCGCTCGGCGTCCGTGCGCGCTTCTTCAATCTGCTGCTTGAGTTTGCCCACATCGCCCAAGACGTTCTTTTCCATCTGCCACTGCGCGGTCATCGACGCCATGCTTTCGCCGGCCTCCGAGAGTTCCTTCTCGATGGCCGTGCGACGTTCTTGCGATGCCGCGTCCTTTTCCTTCGCTAGCGCGAGATGCTCAATCTTCAGCTGATCAATGCGCCGCTTGACCTCATCAATCGGCTGCGGCAGCGAATCAATCTCAATCCGGAGCCCACTCGCTGCCTCGTCCATGAGATCAATCGCTTTGTCGGGCAGAAATCGATCGCCGATATAGCGATTGGAGAGCGTAGCCGCAGCGACAATGGCGCCGTCTGTGATGCGCACCCCATGATGCGACTCATAGCGCTCCTTGAGCCCGCGCAGAATCGCGATGGTATTCTCCACGGTCGGCTCGCCCACAAACACGGGCTGAAAGCGGCGCTCGAGCGCGGGGTCTTTCTCCACGTGCTTGCGGTACTCGTCGAGCGTGGTGGCGCCCACCACGCGCAGTTCACCGCGCGCGAGCATCGGTTTGAGCATGTTGCCGGCGTCCATCGAGCCTTCGGCTTTCCCGGCGCCAACGATGGTGTGCAGTTCGTCAATGAACACCACGAACTGCCCCTCACCGGCGACGATTTCTTTGAGCACGCTCTTGAGCCGTTCCTCGAACTCACCACGGAACTTGGCGCCAGCAATCAGCGCGCCGAGGTCGAGCGAGAGGAGTTGCTTGTTCTTGAGTCCTTCGGGGACGTCGCCATTCACGATGCGCTGCGCGAGCCCTTCGGCGATGGCCGTCTTGCCCACGCCAGGTTCGCCGATGAGCACCGGGTTATTCTTGGTGCGGCGCGACAGCACCTGAATCACCCGACGAATTTCTTCGTCGCGGCCGATCACGGGATCGAGCTTACCCTTGCGCGCATCCTCGGTGAGGTCGCGCGTGAATTTCTGCAGCGCTTGGTACTGATTCTCGGGCGTCTGGTCGGTGACGCTGTGTGCACCGCGCACCACTTGCATGGCTTCGGCGAGCGCCTCGGGTTTGACACCGGCCTTCTTGAGCAACATCGCGCTGTCGGTGGCCTTTGTTTCGGCGAGCGCAATGAGCAGATGTTCCGTAGAGATGTAGGCGTCGCCAAGGGTCTTAGCGCGCGCGTCGGCGGTGTCGAGCACGGCGTTGAGCTCGCGCGAGAGCTGCGG
This portion of the Gemmatimonadota bacterium genome encodes:
- a CDS encoding Ig-like domain-containing protein; this encodes MSLSTTAATLQPGGTVTLIATAVNSTGGSISGKTVSWASSSTSVATVSSAGLVTAVSAGVAQITATIDAKSAQATITVTSNCGTVPLSLALGEVRTLSGAERSGFCLSGGSSGSEYVLIPYKTADTITSIVPLSFTSQSTVTVTTSPLASSALSSPVTSSLSGLFPRNRVHDAFEARLRASERRDLGPMWRARRAAGRSAFAQSNITGLPVTPTVGTTVQMNINVKDACTNRSNRTGRVAAVSKNAIIVADSASPAGGFTDADYATFATTFDTLIYALDTAAFGAPTDLDGNSKIVIFFTPAVNALSKDADGGYIAGFFYSRDLFPPTAQPGIAACPGSNYAEMFYMPVVDPTQVYNKFFTSKTALQTDAVGTLAHEMQHLINDSRRIYINNADDYEQVWLDEGLSHLAQELLYYKVSGFTPKSDLNLSTVASTQVKVDAINAYQVDNLGNFMDYLAAPETHSPVAMNDSLETRGSTWSLLRYALDQGANAPATYTRALVNSNLVGTANFNNAFSGAFSGGIVTAVRQMALASFLDNSGISTDTKYAYASWNFRSILPAITTSKLFPLLTHPLTPTIPAAFTLRSGAAGYVRFGVIANATASINSASGSASVPATIELLLVRTK
- the clpB gene encoding ATP-dependent chaperone ClpB, whose translation is MNPDRLTVKSAEALNDAVALARRTGNPLVHDAHLFRVLLDQQDSIVVPILQKMGIAVATLREGCDTEIGRYPKQSDANPQLSRELNAVLDTADARAKTLGDAYISTEHLLIALAETKATDSAMLLKKAGVKPEALAEAMQVVRGAHSVTDQTPENQYQALQKFTRDLTEDARKGKLDPVIGRDEEIRRVIQVLSRRTKNNPVLIGEPGVGKTAIAEGLAQRIVNGDVPEGLKNKQLLSLDLGALIAGAKFRGEFEERLKSVLKEIVAGEGQFVVFIDELHTIVGAGKAEGSMDAGNMLKPMLARGELRVVGATTLDEYRKHVEKDPALERRFQPVFVGEPTVENTIAILRGLKERYESHHGVRITDGAIVAAATLSNRYIGDRFLPDKAIDLMDEAASGLRIEIDSLPQPIDEVKRRIDQLKIEHLALAKEKDAASQERRTAIEKELSEAGESMASMTAQWQMEKNVLGDVGKLKQQIEEARTDAERATRSGELGRAAEIQYGRVPQLEKQMKDTEARLASQQQGGARFLKEEVTADDIAVIVAKWTGIPVTRMMESERERLTKLGEELAHRVVGQPEAVEAVANAVRRSRAGLQDPNRPIGSFIFLGPTGVGKTETARALAQFLFDDEQAMVRIDMSEYMEKHAVARLIGAPPGYVGFEEGGQLTEAIRRRPYSVILFDEIEKAHPDVFNILLQILDDGRLTDSQGRTVDFRNSVIIMTSNVGSQWILEHAGSEWALVEAQVTQTLRGQFKPEFLNRVDDIIIFRPLTREHIEQIVLLQLARMTALLADRKLTLELTPEAKALLSREGYEPAFGARPLKRAIQRLLQNPLAMAVLDGTFVEGDHLKATVSGDKLVFEKA